A genomic region of Pontibaca methylaminivorans contains the following coding sequences:
- the casB gene encoding type I-E CRISPR-associated protein Cse2/CasB, which translates to MSDATKNPGQIALGWWKQTLRPDDDTGPARALRARLRRADHVTDILAEGRVIELHDRLGRKTDALTLAALAQVLAHVERHDGRRIAQVFGAGDPEALSPLRFQRLIRSDDRRELATGLRRALPLAGRACNVAALAEDILFWGEKSRIRWCFDYYGAAPPRPAAAEEETE; encoded by the coding sequence ATGAGCGATGCGACAAAAAACCCCGGCCAGATCGCCCTTGGCTGGTGGAAGCAGACCCTCCGCCCTGATGACGACACCGGCCCCGCGCGGGCCTTGCGGGCAAGGCTGCGGCGGGCGGATCATGTCACCGATATTCTGGCCGAGGGCCGGGTGATCGAACTGCATGACCGACTTGGCCGCAAGACCGACGCTTTGACACTGGCCGCGCTGGCGCAGGTTCTGGCGCATGTCGAGCGCCATGACGGGCGCCGTATCGCGCAGGTTTTCGGCGCGGGCGATCCCGAGGCGCTGTCGCCCCTGCGCTTTCAGCGGCTGATCCGCTCGGACGACCGAAGGGAGCTGGCGACGGGCCTGCGTCGCGCGCTGCCTTTGGCCGGGCGCGCCTGCAACGTGGCGGCGCTGGCCGAGGACATTCTTTTCTGGGGCGAAAAGTCCCGGATCCGCTGGTGTTTCGATTATTACGGTGCCGCGCCCCCGCGCCCGGCCGCCGCCGAGGAGGAGACCGAATGA